In Rhinopithecus roxellana isolate Shanxi Qingling chromosome 4, ASM756505v1, whole genome shotgun sequence, a single genomic region encodes these proteins:
- the LOC104668858 gene encoding uncharacterized protein LOC104668858, which produces AIGVFEANTRLGPVTDRPLLAEALQAFPLAVAAARQHLSTLFFSPPPLDGPGSAGCGREDAGPGAVSPSAVRRAAKRPEGGERHTKNAVGGGGERGRQIRDGNSSPRPPVPPPPGLGPRPRRQCGRAPECGAPALPRSQLDRHPARPAPSRDRDAPLVPARAKEVCPRPRSPATCKPGKVCGASAGRRDTARPTRPRSPRVTFSTRRQPGPQRGRRGLRGGPESVRGLPHLGLREH; this is translated from the coding sequence GCAATTGGAGTCTTTGAGGCGAATACGAGGCTGGGGCCGGTTACCGACCGGCCGCTTCTTGCCGAGGCACTCCAGGCTTTTCCCCTGGCGGTGGCCGCTGCGAGACAGCATCTGTCAACGCTCttcttttcccctcctcctctggACGGGCCGGGCTCCGCCGGCTGCGGCCGAGAGGACGCGGGACCCGGCGCGGTGAGCCCATCAGCTGTCAGGCGAGCGGCGAAGCGGCCGGAGGGCGGCGAGAGACACACAAAGAACGCAGTGGGCGGCGGCGGCGAAAGGGGGCGGCAAATTCGGGACGGCAACTCCTCTCCGCGCCCGCCGGTGCCACCGCCGCCCGGGCTTGGTCCGAGGCCGCGCAGACAATGCGGCCGGGCCCCAGAGTGCGGGGCGCCTGCGCTCCCCAGATCCCAACTTGACCGTCACCCTGCTCGCCCAGCCCCCTCCCGGGATAGGGACGCCCCCCTCGTTCCGGCACGGGCGAAGGAAGTCTGTCCGCGGCCGCGTAGCCCGGCAACTTGCAAGCCGGGAAAAGTTTGCGGCGCCTCCGCGGGGCGGCGCGACACTGCCCGCCCCACGCGTCCGCGGTCACCGAGGGTGACTTTCTCGACTCGTCGTCAGCCGGGGCCGCAGCGCGGCCGGCGAGGACTGCGGGGAGGGCCGGAGTCGGTCCGAGGGCTCCCGCACCTCGGGCTGCGG